One window from the genome of Corvus moneduloides isolate bCorMon1 chromosome 9, bCorMon1.pri, whole genome shotgun sequence encodes:
- the GCLM gene encoding glutamate--cysteine ligase regulatory subunit isoform X1, translating into MGTEGARALLERAGRLTLQTGNLLNWGCLRKKCPATPGEEVRDCMQKTLTEWSSKIGQDQNQETLEVLECTVAQAIEKINPEERDELKVSAKLFIVGSNSSSIRDAVDLACSALGVAQLDSVIIVPPPVEDGANLSLEYLQPYWKELENLVQNKKIVAIGTSDLDKTLLEQLYLWAQVKPNSNQVNLASCCVMPPDLTAFAKECDIQLLTHNDPKELLCEASFQEVLQESIQNVKANEWIPLWLLRYSVIVKSRGIIKSKGYIIQAKRNAS; encoded by the exons ATGGGGACGGAGGGCGCCCGCGCCCTGCTGGAGCGCGCCGGCAGGCTCACCCTGCAGACCGGCAACCTGCTCAACTGGGGCTGCCTGCGCAAGAAGTGCCCGGCCACCCCCGGCGAGGAG GTGCGGGACTGCATGCAGAAAACACTGACTGAGTGGAGCTCGAAGATCGGCCAAGACCAAAATCAG GAAACACTGGAGGTTCTGGAATGTACTGTAGCTCAAGctatagaaaaaataaatcctgaagAAAGGGATGAGTTGAAAGTATCAG CAAAGCTTTTCATCGTTGGATCAAACTCTTCATCAATCAGAGATGCAGTTGATCTAG CGTGTTCTGCCCTCGGAGTTGCTCAGTTAGACTCAGTCATTATTGTCCCACCTCCTGTCGAAGATGGAGCTAACCTGTCCTTGGAATATTTGCAACCTTATTGGAAAGAACTTGAAAATCTAGTTCAGAACAAAAAGATTGTTGCCATAGGTACCTCCGACCTAGATAAAACACTGTTAGAGCAGCTGTATCTGTGGGCACAG GTGAAACCAAATAGTAATCAGGTGAACCTAGCTTCCTGTTGTGTGATGCCCCCTGATCTCACAGCATTTGCAAAAGAATGTGACATACAGCTCTTAACTCACAATGACCCAAAAG AATTACTTTGTGAAGCAAGTTTCCAAGAAGTTCTCCAGGAAAGCATCCAGAACGTGAAAGCAAACGAGTGGATTCCTTTATGGCTTCTGCGGTATTCAGTCATTGTTAAAAGCAGAGGAATTATCAAGTCCAAAGGCTATATCATACAAGCTAAAAGAAATGCATCTtaa
- the GCLM gene encoding glutamate--cysteine ligase regulatory subunit isoform X2 has protein sequence MPTQPEGVRDCMQKTLTEWSSKIGQDQNQETLEVLECTVAQAIEKINPEERDELKVSAKLFIVGSNSSSIRDAVDLACSALGVAQLDSVIIVPPPVEDGANLSLEYLQPYWKELENLVQNKKIVAIGTSDLDKTLLEQLYLWAQVKPNSNQVNLASCCVMPPDLTAFAKECDIQLLTHNDPKELLCEASFQEVLQESIQNVKANEWIPLWLLRYSVIVKSRGIIKSKGYIIQAKRNAS, from the exons ATGCCAACACAGCCAGAAGGG GTGCGGGACTGCATGCAGAAAACACTGACTGAGTGGAGCTCGAAGATCGGCCAAGACCAAAATCAG GAAACACTGGAGGTTCTGGAATGTACTGTAGCTCAAGctatagaaaaaataaatcctgaagAAAGGGATGAGTTGAAAGTATCAG CAAAGCTTTTCATCGTTGGATCAAACTCTTCATCAATCAGAGATGCAGTTGATCTAG CGTGTTCTGCCCTCGGAGTTGCTCAGTTAGACTCAGTCATTATTGTCCCACCTCCTGTCGAAGATGGAGCTAACCTGTCCTTGGAATATTTGCAACCTTATTGGAAAGAACTTGAAAATCTAGTTCAGAACAAAAAGATTGTTGCCATAGGTACCTCCGACCTAGATAAAACACTGTTAGAGCAGCTGTATCTGTGGGCACAG GTGAAACCAAATAGTAATCAGGTGAACCTAGCTTCCTGTTGTGTGATGCCCCCTGATCTCACAGCATTTGCAAAAGAATGTGACATACAGCTCTTAACTCACAATGACCCAAAAG AATTACTTTGTGAAGCAAGTTTCCAAGAAGTTCTCCAGGAAAGCATCCAGAACGTGAAAGCAAACGAGTGGATTCCTTTATGGCTTCTGCGGTATTCAGTCATTGTTAAAAGCAGAGGAATTATCAAGTCCAAAGGCTATATCATACAAGCTAAAAGAAATGCATCTtaa
- the DNTTIP2 gene encoding deoxynucleotidyltransferase terminal-interacting protein 2, with product MVNTRRAAAAARRRQQGARAGGGSPGDPDADPATAAEVGSTEISTPVTRRMTRRTKSVCKPEVIQECQFEELEHAEMKSDVSDSSEMQISRNENTAVQSAQSVAEPQVDGDVSEAESNCSSVSGLQTPLFVRITRRRQIVIPYQPDSADKKRHDNTAFVSKLSRILDEDDVSEAESCSSAVSGVHVPNVTTSTRSRQSKKKLWPDTVREAQTEDTSDAESCCLSSHVEPSVTTKRITRSMQMKSQAENTKQTEKKNEFVSEDENLIEDTIKSEPIIISDSTPTAELVCDTEDASTLIESNKEPNSPESKCASKCANATRSEDTKEEVLGDVTSHLTKTKQSDTKSPVKKTIKNTQSVEIDHSEAICDQIQEDNSKILGRGRKLECVAVSLTDCMSPKQFLESHGQVAPSESNEIAECKRADTDADAQQSVTCADKLRKSKQASAVSSPSKDVAVAQTTESIGISRMLEIGADRGEDRTKEHEVSHSSEKSSSGNDSVALFLSNSDSDDSENSDVADIDTVDENVCHTKSYERSHSLKKSFKNGSLHVEGLFVIDTEPGTSSSQKYYLDDVDQDSDAESKHEGGEEGKESDLEEDEEELIDEDEKDEDDDLLKNKVDVLHLSSSIDPGLNIKKLGGLYISFDAKNQKPGSSVIEKPKEKKKDRLLQKSVITPDFERKECVPPYRESLHQLKKQRRAEREKTAGDGWFGMKAPEITSELKNDLKVLKMRASLDPKHFYKKNDRDGLPKYFQVGTVVDSPIDFYHSRIPKKQRKRTIVEELLADSEFRRYNKKKYQEIMSEKAAFAAGKRNRKKKKFHN from the exons ATGGTGAACACcaggcgggcggcggcggcggcgcggcgccGGCAGCAGGGAGCGCGGGCAGGCGGTGGCAGCCCCGGCGATCCCGATGCCGATCCCGCCACTGCGGCGGAG GTGGGATCCACTGAAATTAGTACTCCTGTGACTAGGAGGATGACTAGAAGAACTAAATCAGTTTGTAAGCCAGAGGTGATTCAGGAATGTCAGTTTGAAGAGTTGGAACATGCAGAAATGAAATCAGATGTCAGTGATAGCTCAGAGATGCAGATTTCTAGGAATGAGAACACAGCTGTTCAGTCAGCACAATCAGTTGCAGAACCACAGGTTGATGGAGATGTGTCAGAAGCAGAATCAAACTGCTCTTCTGTGTCTGGTCTCCAGACACCCTTGTTTGTAAGAATAACACGAAGGCGACAAATTGTAATTCCTTATCAACCAGATTCTGCTGATAAAAAAAGACATGACAATACAGCTTTTGTAAGTAAGTTAAGTAGGATTCTGGATGAAGATGATGTCTCTGAAGCTGAGTCTTGTTCCTCTGCTGTTTCTGGTGTCCACGTCCCTAATGTTACCACAAGTACAAGGAGCaggcaaagcaaaaagaaattgtgGCCAGACACAGTTCGTGAAGCCCAGACTGAAGATACTTCTGATGCAGAATCGTGTTGCCTAAGTTCTCATGTGGAACCATCTGTCACTACCAAACGAATTACTAGGAGCATGCAAATGAAATCACAAGCAGAAAATACTAAgcagactgagaaaaaaaatgaatttgtttCAGAAGATGAGAATTTAATTGAGGACACCATTAAATCTGAGCCCATAATAATTTCTGATTCTACACCTACTGCAGAACTTGTCTGTGACACCGAAGATGCTTCTACCCTCATTGAGAGTAATAAAGAACCCAATTCACCTGAAAGTAAATGTGCTTCCAAATGTGCTAATGCAACCCGGAGTGAAGACACAAAAGAAGAGGTTTTAGGTGATGTGACATCCCAtcttacaaaaacaaaacaaagtgaCACTAAATCACCTgtgaagaaaacaataaaaaatacacagtcTGTTGAGATAGACCATTCAGAAGCAATATGTGACCAAATACAAGAAGATAACAGTAAAATActtgggagggggaggaaatTAGAGTGTGTGGCTGTTTCTTTGACTGACTGCATGAGTCCTAAACAATTTCTAGAATCCCATGGACAAGTAGCACCAAGTGAAAGTAATGAGATTGCAGAATGCAAAAGGGCAGATACTGACGCAGATGCACAGCAGTCTGTCACATGTGCTGATAAATTGAGGAAGAGTAAGCAAGCTAGTGCAGTGAGCAGCCCATCAAAGGACGTGGCTGTTGCACAGACAACTGAAAGCATTGGTATAAGCAGGATGCTCGAAATTGGTGCAGACAGGGGTGAAGATCGAACAAAAGAACATGAGGTATCCCACAGCAGTGAAAAATCAAGCAGTGGTAATGACTCTGTTGCATTGTTTCTGAGCAACAGTGACAGTGATGACTCTGAAAATAGCGATGTGGCAGACATAGATACAGTTGATGAGAATGTGTGTCACACAAAGTCATATGAGAGAAGTCATTCCCtcaaaaaatcttttaaaaacgGTTCGCTGCATGTTGAAGGTCTTTTTGTAATTGATACTGAGCCTGGCACGAGTTCCAGCCAGAAGTATTATCTGGATGATGTAGACCAAGACAGCGATGCTGAAAGTAAGCATGAAGGAGGTGAAGAAGGTAAAGAATCAGATTTggaagaggatgaagaggaaTTGATAGATGAAGATgaaaaagatgaagatgatgatcTGTTGAAAAACAAGGTTGACGT TTTACATCTTTCCAGTAGCATAGACCCTGGTTTGAATATCAAGAAGCTTGGAGGTTTATATATCAGTTTTGATGCAAAAAATCAGAAGCCTGGATCAAGTGTAATTGAAAAACcgaaggagaagaagaaggatCGG CTCTTGCAGAAGAGTGTAATAACCCCAGACTTTGAAAGAAAGGAATGTGTCCCACCTTACAGGGAATCACTTCACCAGCTGAAGAAACAGCGCAGG GCAGAGCGAGAGAAAACAGCAGGTGATGGCTGGTTTGGTATGAAAGCCCCAGAAATCACaagtgaactgaaaaatgaTCTTAAAGTTTTGAAGATGAGAGCTTCATTGGACCCTAAGCATTTCTATAAGAAGAATGATAGAGATGGTCTGCCCAAGTACTTCCAG gtTGGAACTGTAGTTGATTCTCCCATAGACTTTTACCATAGTCGAATCCCTaagaaacagaggaagagaaCAATTGTGGAAGAGCTGCTTGCAGATTCAGAGTTCAGAAG ATATAATAAAAAGAAGTATCAGGAGATCATGagtgaaaaagcagcttttgcagcagggaagaggaatcggaagaagaagaaatttcatAATTAa